One genomic region from Pyxicephalus adspersus chromosome 1, UCB_Pads_2.0, whole genome shotgun sequence encodes:
- the MAP7D2 gene encoding MAP7 domain-containing protein 2 isoform X11: MMRRSQERSQQLEQKQKRWSWGGALVAGSGKDGDSETPPSPVLGLTSNTPDTEPVTSAAADESSNACDKLSSSTMSLQRQVDSPISKRLSASTAAITHSPDRARRLYLSPMENFLVTRLLTPTHSSLSRSRSAAVLNESCHSMSVYHVCPRVAPASPLKSPYKSSPSRSTERRKTLPSPNGTDGAKTPTTPEPQPEKLKKERRATTPVQDRVLGSPLRRTESPATLSKRSSSPAAPKSFSKSYAQSPGKNNKPFPGSPLKTRSSTNTSQDTPKKKTEKNKTSPETQEHPVEPKTELSKPVKSPSTGEKKDANDGSGKTTAGTTDADEAAKILAEKRRQARFQKEQEEQERREREEAERLKKEEEKRKAEEERQRRQAEAALLAEKKRQEEAEAKRKEEEEANIKAEEERILKEKQEKEMQAYLEKQKEEAEIKAREAAEAMRIEREQIIQQIEQERLERKKRIDEIMKRTRRSEVPETKKEELKPEVQLSLNSESVTKDNDTVQVNGLSSHTEDKKPAAKIIEKKPQELFSSNLKSNIGLIQLDVFEGKCNSLDDSTDEVQSMEVSPVSKEELISIPEFSPVNDLNPSVSLEQNGTNNCRALEDLLDFTGQATYSKISSESIHIDDCNRNLIDGFNSPGQEPKLNTIC; this comes from the exons CCTGTGACAAACTCTCATCATCTACTATGAGTCTGCAAAGACAAGTGGACTCGCCAATCAGTAAGAGGCTCTCCGCTTCCACCGCAGCAATCACACATTCCCCTGACCGAG CCCGTCGTTTGTATCTTAGTCCCATGGAAAATTTCCTTGTCACACGACTGCTGACTCCAACGCACTCTTCCTTATCAAGGAGCAGGAGTGCAGCTGTGCTAAATGAATCATGTCATTCCATGTCAG TCTATCATGTGTGTCCTCGTGTAGCCCCTGCTAGTCCTCTTAAATCTCCCTACAAGTCTTCTCCTTCTCGGAGCACCGAGCGGAGGAAGACCCTGCCGTCCCCTAATGGAACAGATGGAGCAAAGACACCCACTACTCCAGAGCCACag CCAGAGAAGTTAAAGAAAGAAAGGCGAGCAACAACTCCCGTTCAAGACCGTGTTCTTGGTTCTCCTCTTCGAAGAACTGAATCCCCTGCAACCCTGTCCAAAAGATCATCTTCTCCAGCAGCACCAAA GTCATTTTCAAAGTCGTATGCACAGTCTCCAGGGAAAAACAACAAGCCGTTCCCCGGCTCTCCTCTAAAAACACGATCCAGCACAAATACTAGCCAAGACACCCccaaaaagaagacagaaaaaaacaaaacaagtccTGAAACACAAGAACATCCTGTGGAACCGAAAACAGAATTATCCAAACCAGTGAAAAGTCCTTCCACTGGTGAGAAGAAAGATGCTAATGATG GCTCTGGAAAAACCACGGCAGGGACAACTGACGCGGATGAGGCTGCTAAGATTCTGGCAGAAAAAAGGCGCCAGGCACGATTCCAGAAAGAACAAGAAGAGCAAGAGAGACGGGAGCGTGAGGAGGCAGAGAG GCtgaagaaggaagaggagaagaggaaggCTGAGGAGGAGAGGCAACGTCGACAAGCAGAAGCAGCTTTGTTGGCAGAGAAGAAAAGGCAAGAAGAGGCGGAagccaaaagaaaagaagaagaagaagcaaatataaaagcagaggaagaaagaatcctaaaggaaaaacaagaaaaggaaatgCAGGCCTATCTGGAGAAGCAG AAAGAAGAGGCTGAAATTAAGGCTCGAGAAGCAGCAGAAGCTATGAGAATAGAGCGAGAACAGATTATACAGCAGATTGAACAAGAACGACTAGAGAGAAAGAAG aGAATTGATGAGATCATGAAAAGGACAAGAAGAAGTGAAGTTCCAGAAACCAAG aaagaagAACTAAAACCAGAGGTTCAGCTATCTTTAAATTCTGAGAGTGTAACAAAGGATAATGACACAG TGCAAGTCAATGGGTTATCCTCCCACACAGAAGATAAAAAGCCAGCTGctaaaatcattgaaaaaaaacctCAAGAATTGTTTTCCAGTAACCTGAAATCAAATATTGGCCTTATCCAGCTTGATGTGTTTGAAGGGAAATGTAACAGTCTGGATGATTCTACAGATGAAGTTCAGTCAATGGAAGTGAG TCCAGTATCTAAAGAAGAGCTCATATCCATCCCAGAATTTTCACCCGTGAATGACCTCAATCCAAGCGTTTCTTTGGAGCAAAATGGGACTAATAATTGCAGAGCCTTGGAGGATCTTCTGGATTTCACCGGCCAGGCGACCTATTCCAAGATCTCCAGCGAAAGTATACACATTGATGACTGTAATAGAAACCTTATTGATGGATTTAACAGTCCAGGACAAGAACCCAAACTTAACACAATCTGCTGA
- the MAP7D2 gene encoding MAP7 domain-containing protein 2 isoform X12, with protein sequence MMRRSQERSQQLEQKQKRWSWGGALVAGSGKDACDKLSSSTMSLQRQVDSPISKRLSASTAAITHSPDRARRLYLSPMENFLVTRLLTPTHSSLSRSRSAAVLNESCHSMSVYHVCPRVAPASPLKSPYKSSPSRSTERRKTLPSPNGTDGAKTPTTPEPQPEKLKKERRATTPVQDRVLGSPLRRTESPATLSKRSSSPAAPKSFSKSYAQSPGKNNKPFPGSPLKTRSSTNTSQDTPKKKTEKNKTSPETQEHPVEPKTELSKPVKSPSTGEKKDANDGSGKTTAGTTDADEAAKILAEKRRQARFQKEQEEQERREREEAERLKKEEEKRKAEEERQRRQAEAALLAEKKRQEEAEAKRKEEEEANIKAEEERILKEKQEKEMQAYLEKQKEEAEIKAREAAEAMRIEREQIIQQIEQERLERKKRIDEIMKRTRRSEVPETKKEELKPEVQLSLNSESVTKDNDTVQVNGLSSHTEDKKPAAKIIEKKPQELFSSNLKSNIGLIQLDVFEGKCNSLDDSTDEVQSMEVSPVSKEELISIPEFSPVNDLNPSVSLEQNGTNNCRALEDLLDFTGQATYSKISSESIHIDDCNRNLIDGFNSPGQEPKLNTIC encoded by the exons CCTGTGACAAACTCTCATCATCTACTATGAGTCTGCAAAGACAAGTGGACTCGCCAATCAGTAAGAGGCTCTCCGCTTCCACCGCAGCAATCACACATTCCCCTGACCGAG CCCGTCGTTTGTATCTTAGTCCCATGGAAAATTTCCTTGTCACACGACTGCTGACTCCAACGCACTCTTCCTTATCAAGGAGCAGGAGTGCAGCTGTGCTAAATGAATCATGTCATTCCATGTCAG TCTATCATGTGTGTCCTCGTGTAGCCCCTGCTAGTCCTCTTAAATCTCCCTACAAGTCTTCTCCTTCTCGGAGCACCGAGCGGAGGAAGACCCTGCCGTCCCCTAATGGAACAGATGGAGCAAAGACACCCACTACTCCAGAGCCACag CCAGAGAAGTTAAAGAAAGAAAGGCGAGCAACAACTCCCGTTCAAGACCGTGTTCTTGGTTCTCCTCTTCGAAGAACTGAATCCCCTGCAACCCTGTCCAAAAGATCATCTTCTCCAGCAGCACCAAA GTCATTTTCAAAGTCGTATGCACAGTCTCCAGGGAAAAACAACAAGCCGTTCCCCGGCTCTCCTCTAAAAACACGATCCAGCACAAATACTAGCCAAGACACCCccaaaaagaagacagaaaaaaacaaaacaagtccTGAAACACAAGAACATCCTGTGGAACCGAAAACAGAATTATCCAAACCAGTGAAAAGTCCTTCCACTGGTGAGAAGAAAGATGCTAATGATG GCTCTGGAAAAACCACGGCAGGGACAACTGACGCGGATGAGGCTGCTAAGATTCTGGCAGAAAAAAGGCGCCAGGCACGATTCCAGAAAGAACAAGAAGAGCAAGAGAGACGGGAGCGTGAGGAGGCAGAGAG GCtgaagaaggaagaggagaagaggaaggCTGAGGAGGAGAGGCAACGTCGACAAGCAGAAGCAGCTTTGTTGGCAGAGAAGAAAAGGCAAGAAGAGGCGGAagccaaaagaaaagaagaagaagaagcaaatataaaagcagaggaagaaagaatcctaaaggaaaaacaagaaaaggaaatgCAGGCCTATCTGGAGAAGCAG AAAGAAGAGGCTGAAATTAAGGCTCGAGAAGCAGCAGAAGCTATGAGAATAGAGCGAGAACAGATTATACAGCAGATTGAACAAGAACGACTAGAGAGAAAGAAG aGAATTGATGAGATCATGAAAAGGACAAGAAGAAGTGAAGTTCCAGAAACCAAG aaagaagAACTAAAACCAGAGGTTCAGCTATCTTTAAATTCTGAGAGTGTAACAAAGGATAATGACACAG TGCAAGTCAATGGGTTATCCTCCCACACAGAAGATAAAAAGCCAGCTGctaaaatcattgaaaaaaaacctCAAGAATTGTTTTCCAGTAACCTGAAATCAAATATTGGCCTTATCCAGCTTGATGTGTTTGAAGGGAAATGTAACAGTCTGGATGATTCTACAGATGAAGTTCAGTCAATGGAAGTGAG TCCAGTATCTAAAGAAGAGCTCATATCCATCCCAGAATTTTCACCCGTGAATGACCTCAATCCAAGCGTTTCTTTGGAGCAAAATGGGACTAATAATTGCAGAGCCTTGGAGGATCTTCTGGATTTCACCGGCCAGGCGACCTATTCCAAGATCTCCAGCGAAAGTATACACATTGATGACTGTAATAGAAACCTTATTGATGGATTTAACAGTCCAGGACAAGAACCCAAACTTAACACAATCTGCTGA